From Candidatus Krumholzibacteriia bacterium:
TCCGCGCAACTCCGGGTCAAGCATCTCGACGGGTTCACGTTCGATGACGCTGTGGAGTTCCTCGTAGAACTCGAAATTGTTGGCATGAACCGTATTGAACGATTTGCCGGAGCCACTGATGAACTCCATCTTCGGTGGATTGTTCTTCATGGCGAGGGGATAGATCTTCAGGCCGTCCCTCCACATCTTGGCGGCGGCATCCGGCTTGCCGTCGACGAGGAATCCACGCAATCCGATCCAGTTCACATAGCTGGTGGACTTGGCGACGAAGTAGGTCTCACCGTCGATGACCTGTGCCTTGCCGCCGATGGGACCTTCAAGCTCGCCCTCATAGTCGGGGGGCAGGATCAGATACTTGCCACCCTTGCCCCTGTCCGGGCCGGGGGCCCCCATGTCCACCACAAAGCGGAAGAAGGCGTCGTTCACCGTTCCCGGGCCGGCCCCGGCCGGGATCTCGACCACCGTCGGGCCATCCTTCTTGAGATCAAGAATGGGGATGGCGTAGACGGTGCTGGTGTTGCCGGTGAGAAACAGCGCCTTGCTGTCCATCAACTCGTCAAAGTAGAGGACCTGGTTCGAGTTCTTCTGCCCGAGCGACGCCGCTCCAAGCCGGAGTGCTTCAATCGAGGCGGCGGGGATCCCATTCAGGAATGTTTCCATCGCCCGTGAGAAGTCGAGGTAGTCATAGACCAGGTTGGACGTCTCTTTGGTGGGGATCCCATCGAAGAACTCGAGGGTTCCGATGCGCGTCTCGACGCGGTCCGGCGTGGTGATGGACTCTGGAATGTCCGTCGTCATCTTCATCTTCGTCGGCGGCTGTGCCACGGCGTTCGCGGACGACACCAGCATGGCTACCAGCGTCAGCATTCCCCACCGTGCACCGCTCCGGATCGTACCTGTACTCATCAATCGTTCTCCTCTTCGTTCATCGCCCGCAGCGCGGAGCGATCCCCCGGAAGTGCCCACATGCGGAAAAAACGGGCTCCCACGAAGACCATGTGGTCATGGTCCTGCAGACCGCTCCAACAGGTCGCGGTTCTGATCTGATTGATATTGGGGAACAATATAGGCATTTCCGCAGGGCGCCTGCTTGACATTTCGGCTCAATGGCTTGACACTTCGGACCACCATGGAGAAACAGGAACTGCCCGGAATCTGGTTGCTGGAGGCGTTTCGGCGGGGAGGTGTCGACACGGACCGGCTCACCCGCGAGAACCCGGTCGAGATTCGCCACATGCTCCAAGCCCCGGGCGAACTCCTGCCCCGAGATGTGAACACCATCCTCGACGCCTGTGCCCGGTTGAGTGGAGACGGAGATTTCGGGCTCCACATGGTGGACTTCGTCGACCCGGCCATGCTGGGAACCTACGGCTACCTCCTGACCAACGCACCGACCATCGGCCGGTTTCTCCAGATCGCCGAACAGTTCTACCCGACCTTCTACCGCGGCTCCGTCCTCCGTCTGCGGAGCGATGGCGTCATCGGCTCCCTCGAATATCGGGTCCACGGCGGCGCGGCTGCGTCCGGACGCCACGACAACGAGTGGTCCCTCGGATTCTTCGCGGATTTCATCGGCAAGAAACTGGAGAACGGCTGGCATCCCCTGCGGACGCAGTTCACCCACGGGGAGCCGGTCGACACAACCGAGCTTCGTCGGATCTTCGGCGACGACGTCCGCTTCGACGCGTCGCGCACGGCCTTCGAGTTCGAGACCACCATCCTCGACCGCCGTATCAGCTTCACCGATGAGGGACTGCTCCGTATCCTCACCGACCATGCCGAGACCCTGTTGCGAAACGTCGCGCAGCCAAGATCCCTCGAGTCGGCCGTACGGCTCCAGATCCTGGAGGACCTGGAGAAAGGCAACGCCAGCCTCGAGAGTGTCGCCCGCCAGCTGGCCTTGTCACGCAGCACCCTCAAGAGACGTCTGGCGGCTTGCGGGCGGACTTTTCGCGAGTTGAAGGAGAGTGTCGTCGTGGAGATCTCGACCCGGGCGCTCGCGGAGACCGATACCGAGATTG
This genomic window contains:
- a CDS encoding DUF1254 domain-containing protein, with the translated sequence MKMTTDIPESITTPDRVETRIGTLEFFDGIPTKETSNLVYDYLDFSRAMETFLNGIPAASIEALRLGAASLGQKNSNQVLYFDELMDSKALFLTGNTSTVYAIPILDLKKDGPTVVEIPAGAGPGTVNDAFFRFVVDMGAPGPDRGKGGKYLILPPDYEGELEGPIGGKAQVIDGETYFVAKSTSYVNWIGLRGFLVDGKPDAAAKMWRDGLKIYPLAMKNNPPKMEFISGSGKSFNTVHANNFEFYEELHSVIEREPVEMLDPELRGLFASIGIEKGKPFSPDARMKKIMTEAVAVANATARAILWDERNKDEFLYEGSHWKRGYVGDSYQFLKDEGMGGRNLDARTHFYYFATVNTPAMAMKLVGAGSQYAWGYLDADGNPLDGSKTYKLNIPKDAPALKFWSVCVYDPQTRSMLQTDQTFPSKQSQRDKLITNDDGSIDLYFGPRAPAGKEANWTQTVPGKGWFCLLRLYSPTEAWFDKTWRPGEIELVK
- a CDS encoding AraC family transcriptional regulator, with the protein product MTLRTTMEKQELPGIWLLEAFRRGGVDTDRLTRENPVEIRHMLQAPGELLPRDVNTILDACARLSGDGDFGLHMVDFVDPAMLGTYGYLLTNAPTIGRFLQIAEQFYPTFYRGSVLRLRSDGVIGSLEYRVHGGAAASGRHDNEWSLGFFADFIGKKLENGWHPLRTQFTHGEPVDTTELRRIFGDDVRFDASRTAFEFETTILDRRISFTDEGLLRILTDHAETLLRNVAQPRSLESAVRLQILEDLEKGNASLESVARQLALSRSTLKRRLAACGRTFRELKESVVVEISTRALAETDTEIGAVALKLGYSELSSFDRAFKRLTGMSPTAYRQRRTGD